AGGAGATGTTATTTATGGCATTACAATTAAGTTACGGTGTTCGGTTTATGGATCAGAAGGCAGTTAACGATCTTATTAATTGTGGGTTTATACCACAAAATGTTGGAGAAGTTATTAATGGTAACATAACTATGAGATCATATACCTATTTTACACCGTATTATCCTCTAGATGATACTGCTTATGTTAATAATGATAATGGACAATTAAGTTATATAGGAAATTGGGTTAGGACAGATATTGCGAATGCAAACCCTATAGGTCCTAGGGAGTATTATTTACATCCACCGGTTGCATTTGAGGATATTAAAAACTATAATTGTGTAGAAACGGCAGGATATCCAAAATATCCAAGGGGAAGTCGTCATAAAGGAGTAGATTGGGCGAACGGAATCTATAACCTAAATATTGATGTATGTGCAGTTGATTACGGTAGAGTCTTAGAGGTACGAGATGGTTGTAATTGCAAATACTTTGATAAAGATGGAGACGGAAAAAGAGATAATGTAGTTGGAACTAATTGTGGAACTACTTATCATTCTGGAGGTAATAAGGTACGTATAATGCTAAATGATGGTACTATAGTTGACTATATGCATCTAAAAGAGAATTCCATATGTGTTGTTAAGGATGATTATGTTAACCCAGGTGATAAAATTGGTGTTTTAGGTACTACTGGAAGAAGTACCGGACTACATCTGCATTTTCAAAGAAACAATGCGAATGATGATCCAATATCCCCATACAAACATCTCATAATGTTTTACGATATAAATGAAAATATAGAACCAAACTGGAAGATTGCTAAGCAATCGGGAAAAACCTATACCCTTAATCAACTTCTATTACTTTAATAAAAAAGCGCATGCAATATGAACTGAACCATAATAAGTAGACACAGAAAAAGAGTCACTAGGCATGATTTCTATATTCATTAGGAGTCATGCCATTTAATTTTAATTGAGGTCTATCACAATTATAAAACTCAATATAATGATTTACCCTTGAAACCAAATCATCTTGACAAGAAGGAATGCAAAACTTAAGATCTTCAGATTTCATGTGTGAAAAGAAAATTTCACAAGGTGAATTATCTAAACAATTACCCTTACGAGAATTACTAGGGATCAGCTTATTATTAGTGAGTAGTATTTAAATTTCTTAAGAGTGTGTTGATAGCCCTAATCAGGATGAAGAATAGCTCCAGCAAGAACATTTCCGAATTTATCAATCAACATATTCATGTATCAAAAAGTAATTTATAGTTGTTAAATTAGAGATATTATATGCTAAAATTGAATTATTATAAAGGTCTTTAATAACGCTAAGATATAATCGACCACTTTTGTGGTATATATAGCTAATATCAGTAACAATTTTTGTAATGGTGAACAAGCTCTAAAATCTCTGGTTAAGAATGTTTGGTGAAACAATCTGTTTTTCTGTTCCTTATAAGGTGTCGTATATCGATACCTTTTTTTCTTATTAGTGATTTTAGTCCAAGGATTCTCATGTATTGATAAGTTGTTTTAGGGATAATTATTAGCCTATCCTTCCGTTTAAGTTGCATGGTCTATAACAGATCTTTTGGCCATTTATTAAAGATTTCTTTTATAAGATCTACAACATTAAGATAAAAACATAGAGCTTTTATAGAGTATTTGTCCAATGCATGAATTATAGAGATTTAAGGAAATGGTATGTGATATTCTGAAAAAGTATCATGCTTCTAAGACAACTAGGATAGCTATAAGGGATCTCTTAGTCTCATGCTTTTATAACTTATTGTCTTGGGTCTACCCGGAGATTTAATACCTTCGTTTTTCTAATAGAAAATATGTTCCTCCAAATTCTTATAGCTGATTTTTTCATACTGGTCGGTTATTCTGTACATTAAATTTTATAGCTACTGCTCTATAACTAGCATACTCTCTACTTAAATATGCTTTGGTAATTTATTTTTTCAACTCTTGTGTGTAAATCGTGTATTTCTGCTCTCTAATATAAAAATCTCCTAAAGTAATTTTACCACGACTCTTTTTTCACCGTATCTATTTTCGGAGGTTCATTTATTTAAGTGGCTCTTTTTTTAATCAGTAATTACTAATAATATAACCATTTTATAAAAATATTCATTACTGATACCATATATCTTATTTATTTGATATAATCAATATATATTACCAACTAGACTTTTATTGAGGTGACCATGCCATGAAAAACCATATTACAAGTTCAATTATATTTGTTATTTTAATTATATCGCTACTTACAGCCTGCCAACCAAGCATAGAATCTCAACTACAAACCATGGGCTATCAATATAACAAAGAAAGCTTTTTTAAGAGTATTAAGCAATGCGATATAGGAGCAGTTAAGTTATTTATCGAAGATGGATTTGATGTAAACATTTTTGATTCTAAGAATAAAAGTCTTCTTTACTATGCTGTAGATTCTGAATCAGAAGAGATTGTTAATTTACTAATTGAAAATGGTGCTAATATAAATTCATCAGACTGCCCTTTGGAAGCAGCTTGTAAAAGAATTAATTTAACAATAGTAAAACTATTGTTGAATAATGGAGCTAGGTTAGATTTATCACCTAAACCGTTAAATGCAATAATTACAAGAAATATTGCAATTGCTGAACTCCTTCTTAAAAATGGAGCTGACCCAAATTATTTTTGTACACCAATGGCAATAGAGCTAGCTACTCAAGATAACTATACTGAAATGATTAAATTACTAATTAAGTACGGTGCAGAGTTAAATAATATTGCTAATCCGTTAAATGAAGCTATCCAAAAAAATAATATAAAAATAACAAAATTACTTTTAGATAGTGGAGCTGACCCGAATAATGCACTTAAAAAACTCCCTTTACAATCAGCAATTGATAACAATAATCTTGAGATATTTAATTTACTTGTTGAATATGGTGCCGATGTTAATAAAATTAAAAACTCTGGTTTTTACCATAAAGATTTGTTTAATTTGGGCTACATGTTTAATGAAGATAATTATATTAAAAGCTTACATGATGGTAACTATGAAGCAATCAAACTGTTTTTAATTGAAGGATTTGACCCTAACTTAGAGATTAATTACGATAGATTTCCAATAATAGTTGCAACTGAAAAACAAAGAAAAGACTTAATAACATTACTGTTAGACTATGGGGCAAATATTAATATATGTGGGTTTTACTTAAATACAGCATTGTATGAAGCTGTTTCTTCTGAAAATATTGAAATAATTCAATACTTAATTGAGAAAGGGGCTAACCCAAGTGATGGTATTGCTTGCGCAGTTAGTAAAGATAATATTGATTTAGTAAAGTACTTTTTAAACTTAGGAGCTAACCCAAATGCAGGTTTCCCTGCATCTGCTTTTATAATTGCTACAGAAAAAGAAAACTATGAAATGATGGAGCTATTATTATTCAATGGAGCAGATATTGAAGACAAGGTTGAATCTAATTATGCGAACTACTCTAGTGCTTTGGAAATCGCTACCTATAATAACAAATTGGAACTTGTACAATTTCTAGTTGAGAATGGGGCTAATTATGAAAGGTGCTTAACAAATGCTATTGCAGGAGAAGCAGTTGAAGCTTTTCATTACTTTATTCACTTTGGTGCAGACCCTAATAAGAGTGGTGATTTACCTCTCCCAATTTGTCAAACAGCCTGCATGGGTAATATTGAGTTCTTAGATATATTGCTTAAAAACGGAGCAGAAATAGATAAATATGCAACTAATGATCCTTATAGAACAACAGCTATTAGTGAAGCAGCTAAAAATGATTATTTAGATATTGTTAAGTTTTTAGTAAAAAACGGTGCAGATATTCATAGAACAGATGCAGCTACCCCTTTAGTAACTGCTGCTGAAATGGGCAGAATAGAAGTCGTTAAATATCTTTTAGAACAAGGTGTAGACATTAATATTAAGAATCATTTAGGCAAAACAGCTCTAGAGGTCGCAAAATCGTATAGACAACAAGTAATGATTGATTTTCTAGAGTCTTATGCAAAATAATTTTAGTTTGAGGAACGCATGCAATGCGTTCCCATAATTTTAAAGAAATCATTTCTTTCACCAAATATCCTTAGGGTGGTTACATAATGACATTACGTTTGTTTAAAATATTATCCTTAATTATTGTTACTCTTATCTTCATAGCCTGCCAACCAAGCATAGAATCTCAACTACAAACTATGGGTTATCAATATAACAAAGAAAGCTTTTTTAAGAGTATTAAGCAATGTGATATAGAAGCAGTCAAATTATTTATCGAAGATGGATTTATGAAAAAAATTACTAAAAACCAATGTACCTTAACAATTGCAATAAGTACAAAATCTACTGAGCTTATTAAGTTACTTATTGAAAATGGTGCTGATGTTAATTCATCGTCTAAACCTCTAGAAACTGCTATATCCTATGGTAATTTTTATGTTACTAAATTATTAGTCGATAATGGTGCTGATATTTTACATAATGATAGGTGTTTATATAATGCAGTTAAAATAAATAATTATGATATTATTGAGTTTCTGCTTAAAAAAGGAGTAGACCCAAACATAACAACTCAACCCATGCCCATAGAATTAGCTGTAAAAAATAATAATATTGAAATATTGAACCTACTATTAAAACACGATGCTAAATTGAATGGCATTGCAAACCCTCTAATAATAGCTATTAGCAATAATAACCTAGAAATGATTACTATTAATTGACAAAGGTGTAGATATAAACAAAGGAGTAGATACAACACCAATAGAATTGGCAATTGATAAAAATCACTTTGAAATAGTTAAACTTCTTTATAACAATGGAGCAGATATTAGTAGCATTAAAAACGAAGGGGTTTTTCATAGTAAAGCCTTAAAATTAGGATACAAATACAACAATGAAGGCTTTGAAAATAGTCTAAGAAATGGCGATTATGATGCTATCAGCTTTTTCCTAAGAGAGGGATTTGACTCTAATTTAAAATTTGATTTACATGATTATCCAATTACAATTATCGCAGAACACTGTGATACTAAACTGCTAAAACTACTACTTAAAAATGGTGCAGATATAAACTCTTTGGGTTTCTACGGTAACACTGCATTATCCACTGTGGTCCAAAAAAATAATACACAAATAGTAAATTTTTTAATTGAAAAAGGAGCGAATGTTAATCTTGGTTTTGGATTACCTTTAACTCTAGCGGTAGATAACAAAAATACTGAAATAGCTGAGATACTATTAAAACATGGAGCTGACCCAAATAAAGGGTGGGAAGATTATCCTATTAACGATGCAACTGGTAATGAAGATTTGAGTATGATTAAATTATTATTGAAATATGGTGCCGATCTAAATGTATCTAGTTATTCAGACTATAAGGGTTCTGGTGCATTAAACACAGCTGCTGCAACAGGAAACTTAAACCTAGTTAAGTTTTTAATCAATGAAGGTGCAGAATTAGATATGATGAGCTGTTTATCTTTATCTTTAGCAGCTAAGTCTGGCGCATTAGATATTGTTAAATATTTGATTTCACTTGATGCTCAAGTGAACAATAATACAGTTTTTACTCCTTTGTATGCTGCAGCATATAGTGGTGAGTTAGATATAATACAAGTTCTTATCTCCTGTGGGGCTGATATAAACAAACCCTCTGGCGATGACCTAAAGACAACTCCCTTATGTATAGCTTCAAGATTTGGTCATCTTAATGTAGTTAAATACCTCATAGAACAAGGTGCAAAAGTAAACCTACCTAGTTTAAATAGTCCACTTATATTTGCAACTGAAGAAAACCAAATAGAAGTAGTTGAATATCTATTAGATGCAGGTGCTGACATAACTAAAAAAAATATTCAAGGAAAAACAGCCATAGATATTGCGACTAAAAAAGGTTTTAATGAAATAATGCTCTTAATTAAATCTCATAACTAAACCACAGGTTGGAATGGAAACCAACCCCTACATTCAAATAATTTCAATCTATTTGTAGTAGAATGTATTGTGAATTAGTAGCATCTGCAAGCCATGTTTATATCTCGGCGCTACAAAGTGAAACGTATATTCAACCATTTGCAAAGCAAATCCCCACCGCGAACGAGGTGAGCCCAAACCGTTTTGCCCTAACAAACCCACCCCACGATGCCAAAGGCGAGTCCACCCCATAATTGCCTACAATTATCCAAACCAAAAAAATCGCTCTTGCGAGCGATTTTTTGTTTTAGTTTCCACCATCAGCTGGTGGGTTATTTGGATTTGGATTATCTCCATCATTAGGGTCGTTAGGGTCTGTTGGATCAGTTGGGTTACTAGGGTCCGTTGGATTATCAGGATTATTAGGATCTGTAGGATTATTTGGGTCTACAGGAGGGGTAACCCCAGTGTGTAGAGTACATGTATGTTTAGGTAACTCCCAAACTGAATCCTTAGGTAATTGTAATGGATTACCCTTTATATCATATCTATCATAATCAGTTTCTCTAACAAACCTCTGTCTTAACACCACTGACTCAGCAGGACAATTTGGTCCAGCTAATTGACTGGTATCTTTACAAATACGAACAGTTTTAAAGAAATCTTCTACTTCTGTTGGTTCTGTTCCCTTTATAAATATCTCATTATAGATAAATTGAGTTGGTGTATTTGGTCCTGGTAATAATCCTGTTTTAGAACTAATTGGAATAGGTCCTATAATATTGTCAGGCACATCGAACTTAGTTTTAGGTGCTCCAATAGCTGTAAGGGCTTTATTCATCATAGTACCCCAAACTTTTGCAGGATATCTACTACCTGTTAAACCAGCGCCGCGTTCTTGCCACTTTCTTTTCGAAAGAGGTATATTGCCTTTATTATCTCCAGAGCCAGGGGAGTAATTATAGCTATCATGACCAATCCATACACCACCTGCGTATTCTGGAGTATAGCCAACAAACCAAGTATACTGAGATCCCTGAGATGTACCTGTTTTACCAGCAGCAGGATAATCACCAATAGTTCTAGCGTTTGTATAGTAGCTTGTAACACCTTCCAAAATATTTGTCATTATATAAGCTGATTCTTTTTTCATAATATTGCTTTTAACTGTTTTAGGCTCATATATTGTATTGCCATTGCTGTCAGTAATTTTGGTTATATAAATGTTCTGCCATTTATCTGAGCTATCTTTACTTGAAACTAGCAGACCTTCATTGGCAAACACCCCAAAGGCTCTAACCATTTCTTCTAGGTTAAGCTCAGAACCACCTAATGCTGACGATGGGTAAGGTTGAATTGTACTATTTATACCTAATTTATGGGCGAATTCAATACAGGGCTCAATGCCTATGTCCATAAATGTTTTCATTGCAGGTATGTTTAAAGATTTTACAATAGCAGTTCGCATTGGTAATAATCCTTGGAAGTTTCTAAAGAAGTTTAGAGGACGATATTCACCACGGCCCCAACCTTTATATGAAACGGGAGCATCATCAATAATAGTTCCTGCTGTGTATCCTTTTTCTTCAATTGCTATTGCGTAATCAATAACAGGTTTAACACTTGATCCAGTTGGTACATATGATTGTGCATAACGTTTCAGTCCGTTTTGAGTGATATCTCTATCACCAACTGCTGCTTTAACATGACCTGTTTGTGGATCAATTATCATAGCGGCAATTTGAGGACCCATTGTACCATCGGCTTCTTCTTCACCAAGGTTTTCCATAATTTCGGTCACGGTTTCCTCAACCGCCTTTTGCATCTCTTGGTTCAAGGTAGTATAAATATGAATTCCGCCAGAGAAAATAAGTTTGTCTGCTTCAACTGAATTGCTACAGTAACCATTTTCAATTAACACATTTTTTGCTACTTCTTTCATGTACCAAGTATACTGAGGGTATTTTTGAGGACTTTTTCTTGTTGAACCATTTAATATTACCTTCTCTTCTTTCGCTTCACTAGCTTCAGCCTCAGTTATTAAACCTTGCTTAGCCATTTGAGATAATACTAAATTTCTTCGATTTATTGATTTCTCAAGATTATTAAATGGAGAGAAATAGTTAGGTCTTTGGTTAAGACCTGCCAACATAGCACACTCAGCTAATGATAAATCTTTAACTGTCTTTCCAAAGTACATATTACTACCCGCCTCAACACCATGCGCATAGTGACCCATAAATGCTCGATTAAGATACATCTGTAGTATTTCCTCTTTGGTGTAAAGACGTTCCAATTTAATAGCTAACCATTGCTCTTGTATTTTTCTTTCCCAATTTCTTGCTGGGGTAAGGATAGATAGCTTAAGTAGCTGTTGAGTAATGGTACTTGCACCCTCTATTCGGCCACCAGTTAGTCTCTTAAACACAGCTCTACCGATAGACTCAAAATCAATACCTATATGGCTCCAAAACCTTTCATCTTCAATGGCAATAAAAGCGTTTATTAAGTTTTTAGGCATATCCTGATAAGGTACAACCGTTCTATCTTCTTCACCATGAAAAGTAGCATATAGTTCATCTTTGTCATCATAAACATATGAAGTTTGAACTGGCACTAACTTATGAGGATTTAAAGTAGGAGCAGTTAGTATAAACTTTAGTACAAATCCTCCAACAGTTAATCCGGCTATTAAAAGAATAGCTAAAAAAGAAACCATAACATAGAAGAAGACACCATGCTTTTTTTTCTTCTTTTTTTACTTAATGATTTGTTTGATGGACTTATTTTCTTTGTTTTATCATCCAATTATAATTCCTCCTCAATATTCGACGGCAACCATGAATATTATAGCATAGTCCTTACATTTGAAGGAAGTAAAAATATACCACAATAAGAACAATGTAATAATTAAGTAAATAAACACAGTATAGGCAAATTAAAAAAAACATTATTATTAAAGAGTTTTTTCGTTTAATAAATATGATTTAAAAGAATAATGTAATTAATTACAAGGAAAACTAAGGTTAATCAGGAGCTAAAAAGGTGATAAACATGGCAAAAATTTTAATACTTCCTTTATTAACCATGACATCTGGCCATCATAAAGTGGCAGATGTTGTTTCTAAGGAATTAAAGGCAATGAATCATGAGGTAATAACAGTAGATATTTTGTCTGATTCATGGGGTAGCTTAGAGAAAAGTATTACAAATATATATAAAAAAGTTTTAGGTATATTTCCGCAAAGTTATGAAGCACTCTATAGGTTTATAGCTGGACCAGAAAACTATAATAAACTTAACTTTACTAAGGGTTTAGGTTGTTTATTTTCTTATAACATGAAGGCGATAATTAAAAGGGAAAGACCAGATTTTATTATATGTACGCATGGTTTTCCTTCATCTATTATAAATAAACTTAAGGAAAAAAATAAATGTAAAATACCTGTTTTAAACATCTATACAGATTTTTTTATTAATAACTTTTGGGGCTGCAGTAAAGTAGAGTATCATTTTGTATCATCCTTAAAAATGAAAAAGCTGATATTAAAACGTAATAACAACGCTCTTGTATATATAACAGGTATACCTGTAAGTAGGGTGTTTAACAAAACTAGTGCTACAAAAGAAAAACCTAATTCAGTATTAATAACAGGTGGCAGTGGAGGTTATGGATCTATCTTAAAAATACTAAGCAACCTAAATTGTAAAGGTAGTCTAAACTATAAAATTATGTGTGGCTCTAATAACAAGCTGTTCTCTAATATTGAAGCATTGCACATTAAAAACATAAAGCCTTTACCATATGTTAATTCTGCAACAGAAATATGTAAGCTATATGATGAAGCTAGCATTATTATTGGTAAACCTGGTGGCATAACAATAACAGAATGTTTAAAAAGAAAGAAGATGTTTTATATTCATAGTTGTTTGCCTGGTCAGGAATATTATAACTACCATTACTTAAAAGGCTTAGCTTTAATATATGATGGGCTCAATAAAAAGATAACCGAAAAACAGTTACTAAACATAATCATTAATAACCCTAAAAAAACTGAAATTACGAATAATGTTAATACATATTTACAGCAATTAAAGCCAAGTATTTTTGAAACTCTAAATAATATTGTTAACAGTAAATATTTAACCAAAACAATAGGAGGATAATATAATGACAAAGATAGGACTTTCACTTGGTGGCGGCTCACTAAGGGGGGTTGCCCATATTGGGGTTTTACAGGAGTTTGAAGATAAAGGGGTAACAATTGATTATTTAGCTGGGACAAGCAGTGGGGCATTAATAGCTGGTTTATATGCTGCCGGAATATCACCTAATAATATGATATCTTTAATCCATGACCTTGAATGGAAAAGATATATAGATGTGAAGTTTCCAACTTTGGCATTAATTAAAGGTAAAAAAATATACAAAGACTTAATTCGATTAACTGAAGGAAAGCATTTTAAAGATCTAGATATTCCATTATCAGTTGTGTGTATAGACTTAACTGAGGGATGTTTAAAGGTTATTAACACAGGTGAGGTAGCAAAAGCTATTAGAGCTAGTATAGCAATTCCAGGTATCTTTCATCCTGTAAAGTATAATGACCATATTTATGTCGATGGTTATATATTAAATAATAATCCAGCAGATGTAGTTAAAAACATGGGTGCAGATTATGTTGTAGCAGTTAAAGTTAAAGGGTTAGTAGATAATGAACCTGTAAAAGGTATAATAACTAGTCTAAAAAAATACATGAACATAGCAAGTAGTTTACGAACAACTGAGCAGTTAAGAGAAAATGCAGACGTTATAATTGATATTAACTGTGAAAAATTTGGAAAAATAAGCTTAAAAACTAAGCAATTTTTAGAAATAATAAAGGAAGGCAAAGATACTACAAATCAAATGATACAGGATTATAATATAGTTAACTTGGCAGACTATAATATGGTAAGTAGCATAAGTAATATTGATTAAAGGGTACCTAGTTAACATCACCTACATAGAACATGCAAAAAAATATCTATTATATTAATTCCTAATATCTTTCTGTGCCCTTAGTATTTAATCAAGATTAAAGCAAGTAATTAATGCTTTAAGAAACCAAGGGCACGAAGTAATAAAGAAATATGTTATATAGCCCCTTACTTTTACTTATAAGTAGTACAAGTGTAGTATGAGAGTATTATTGAATATCATCTTCGCTAATTAACTGCAAAATCTTGTTTAAAAGCAATTCTGGGTTTTCCTCAACCAATAGCTTTCCATGAAAGTCTGCAATACAGCTAGTAAAACAGTCTCCACACTCTCCTAAACACCTAGTTGTTCTAATCTCATAGTTTTTGAGATTCATTTCAATAAGTTTTTCCATTACTACATTTGTACCTAATTCAAAGTTTTGTTTGCAAAATGTTATCTTTTTCATCTTTATATCCTCTATTTTATCTCAGTTTTATGCTATAATTCTAACATTAACGTTAAAATTATAGAAGTGGAGGTAGCTAAAATGACAAGGTTTTTAATCGTACTCAATAAGGATGAACATACAATTTCGTTCATTAATCCTTGTACCGGTGACACTGTTAAAAAGATTGATGTAGATATAAATCCACACGAAGTAGATTTAAACTCTAACGGTTCATTGGCTTACGTTACTAACTCTGGAGGAAACACAGTATCTGTTATAGATACATATAAAAAAGAAGAAATATATCGTATCAAACATGATGGTTTTAAGTTTCCACATGGTGTAGGTGTTACAAAAGACAATAAGTCTGTGTTTATAGCATCAACTTATGCCAATAGAGTATATGTGATAGATACACAAACAAATCAAGTAAGGCATGAAATAGTTACTAATCAGCTCAAAACTCACATGATTTATTTTTCACCTAACAAAGATTTAATATATGTCCCTAATATTGGCTCTAACAACATGACTATAATTGATGTTGAAACCGAAAAAGTGCTAAGCCACATTCCTGTTGGTGCAGGTCCAGAAGGAGCTGCAGTTTGCAAAAATAATAACAAATTATATGTAGCTAATCAACATGATAATAATATATATATTATTAATAGTGAGCACTATGAGATAGAGAAAATTATTAAAGTTGGCACTTTACCTATTCGTTTAGTATTTAGTCCAAACGGTAAATATGCTTTTATTCCAAACAGAGAATCAGGAGATTTATCTATTATAGATACAGATTTAGAAAAGGAAATAAAGCGCATAAGAGTAGGTGTATGGCCAGGAGGTACAGTATTTAATACCAGTGGAACATATGCTTATATTGCAAATAATAAAAGCAATGATATTTCTGTTGTAGATGTTACAAGCTTAAAAGAAGTAAATAGAATAGATGCTGGTATTCATCCAGATGGAATTATATATTTAGAGCAGAAATAAAGATAAATTAAATTATTATTCTCTGTTAATTTAGGAATTAATTGATAATACTGTTTATATATACATTATAATCAAAGTTAAGTAAGAAGAATGAAGTTTCAGTATATAGGCAGGATATAATACAAGAATATCGAAATTAATTAATACTTGAAATTTAGGGGGAAAATTATGAGATCTATAGCAGTTGACCCAAACTCTAGGGAAAATTTTATGTTGGCTTATCGATTAATTAATATTTTAGTGAAGAAATACCACTTTAGCAATAGACTTCATGTTTTAGGATATATAAATAAAACGAAAGGTTATTATACTGTATACTTAACACAAGATCCAGCTAGTCCATTAAGTTCAGCATTTGGCTACTTTAATATCTCATTAGGTAATTTTAGGTCTGTAAGTGATTCAGAAGTATATTATTATTTTAATGATTACAAGGATGGAAAAACAGAGGAAGAAATTACAGAGAAAATAGAAACAATGATTGGCTTGCCAATGATTAATAAAGATATTGAAATAACTGAAAGTAATACACCTGCTATATATACTATATGTGTTAATGTATTAGCTTCTGTGGTGCAGAAAATAGCTAATTATGATATGGGCTTTGCTATCGAAAATGAAATATGCCCGTATAGAGGTCCCTATAGTAGGACACCAGATAATAATTTATGGC
This Clostridium sp. 'deep sea' DNA region includes the following protein-coding sequences:
- a CDS encoding DUF1450 domain-containing protein, which codes for MKKITFCKQNFELGTNVVMEKLIEMNLKNYEIRTTRCLGECGDCFTSCIADFHGKLLVEENPELLLNKILQLISEDDIQ
- a CDS encoding YncE family protein encodes the protein MTRFLIVLNKDEHTISFINPCTGDTVKKIDVDINPHEVDLNSNGSLAYVTNSGGNTVSVIDTYKKEEIYRIKHDGFKFPHGVGVTKDNKSVFIASTYANRVYVIDTQTNQVRHEIVTNQLKTHMIYFSPNKDLIYVPNIGSNNMTIIDVETEKVLSHIPVGAGPEGAAVCKNNNKLYVANQHDNNIYIINSEHYEIEKIIKVGTLPIRLVFSPNGKYAFIPNRESGDLSIIDTDLEKEIKRIRVGVWPGGTVFNTSGTYAYIANNKSNDISVVDVTSLKEVNRIDAGIHPDGIIYLEQK